In bacterium, the genomic stretch TGGAAAGGCGCGATATTATTTGTACCTATCCGGCAAGCGGCAGGTTTAGCGCCTCATTCGAGATCGTGAATCCCCTCCGATACTTTAGAATGAGTAACGCAACGCTGCCGTATAATAGTGGGATAATTCTTTTCGGGCTTGGTGCGAGAATATATTTCGACCAGCCAAGACAAGGACTAAACTCCTTTTAAGATTATCCCGCTCCAATCATTTTATATTCCAAACTGCATTCAAGCAGTTTTTTTAATTTTAAACCGCCGGCCTAAACACACTTTTAAAAAATTTTATAAACTATCGACTGCATTTATCTCTTTTTCCAGGATCACGTCGTTTTCCCCGAATTTAAAAATCGCTTTCAATAAATTACCGGCTAAAACTTTCGGCAGCCAAAACTCATCATCCGGCCACATCTTTTGGTACGGTATTTCCGGCACTGAAAACCAAGCGGGATCCATTTCGTCGCTTTCGCCCGGATCGCCAAACCAGCGCTCCGCAAAAAAAACATGAACCTCCTGATCCCATGCCGGATTATGAACAAAATAAAAAGCCAGTTCCGCGACTTTGTAAAAACCAATGATATCGACGCCGATCTCTTCTTTTGTTTCTCTCGCGGCGGCTTCAGCAACAGTTTCTTTTTGTTTATCGCCGACTTTTCCGCCAACGCCATTCCACCGCCCTTTTCCAAAACCGCGTTTTTTCATCGCAAGACAAATATCCGTTATTTTCCCTTGCGTTTTTTTTATTAAAAAAACAAGAGTGGCGCTTCTTAGTTTTGTTATGCTGTCTGCCATAATTTTTTAATATATTTAACCCTGATTATTAATCGTCGTCTTCATCGTCTTCGTCTCTTCGCGGCGGCGGAGTTATTTGCGCGGTATTTTGGCAAGGATACGAGTTTTATCTTTTGCTGTTATTTATATTTTGTGTACTAAAATTATTTTATTTTCCCTTCTTTTTTAATTAAAATGTTCTTTTCCTCTATTTCTTTCTCTAACGCTTTATACTTATCCCAAGTCAAAAGCCAAACCATGGCAATTGAATCAATGGCGTCTGCCAATACACAAACGCTTAGCCTGTCCAATTTTTCCTTATATTCGGGGTTTTCCAATATTTTTAATTTTTTATATTCTTCCGGTGGAACATCCTCTGGAATAAAATCCGTAGAAATCAAATAGGAAGCATAGCATATTGCTTTCACGTAATCATATATTTTTTTATTTCCTTCGCCAAGAATCTCTTTATTAAAAGCTTCACCTTTTTGCTGACTAATAATCCATTTTCTATTATTAAGCTCCTCAATCACTTTATAAAGAATTGAATTTTTAAACTCGTCGTTTATTATTCCGTTTTTAAGTTCGGGGGCGCCATCAATATCATAATCAAAAACGCCTCTTTCTTTATCAAATTCGTAATATTTCTCTATTTCTTTATCCCAGTATTTTTCCATATCAGGATGAATTGTTGACGGTCCGTAAAAATCCCTGGCATCGCAATGCGGTGGAACATGAGCGTCGGCCAAATAATGGCTTAACATCAGAAAATAAAGAGTTATTTGGTCATCATTAGACAGAATATCGGAACCTTTTTGCTCTTTGTCTTGAATCAAAATCATATCTCGGATAGAATGGCTTAACGCTTCGCATCTGTCAGGCAAATTATAACCATCTTCCATATATAATTTTTCCTTTAAACGGCTTTCTTGGATTCCCAGTGCTTTTAAAGAACATAGATGCTTCGGCGTAAAATTAGTTATTTCCCGGGAATTTTTAATCTCCGTTTCATTAACCGGTTTTCTGAGCTTGAAAGTGTGTCCACCGGTCAAATTATCGGAAATAACATTGTCAGGAAACCAGGCTCCTTGTACAAATGCGTCTTTGTGTTTATCAAAAAAAATGACAAATTTTTCCGCTTGGATTTGAAAGTACGGATCAAATTTGTCGCCCAAGAAAAAGTTTTGAAAATTTCCGCTAAAAAAACTGGAATCTTTAGAACACCTAAGCCTTTGCATAGCCATAAGCGCTAACCAAGCGTGAGCTATTGCTTTCATAAATAATAGCCGACCTATCACGGCCTAACTATGACAACAGAGATACCCGGCCAATCGGATCGCTCTGTTATCTCGGCTAAATAGGTCTACACAATTAAAAATTATCCCGACGGTGTGCTTTCGAAAAAATTCTAACCGAAATATAAGACGATGAACGAAATCGCTTAATATATTTACATTATACCAGTTTTCCGTATTTTGCTCAAATTAAAGAAGCCTGCTATTGCGGCAAATTCTTGCGAATTATATTTTAATCTTATAATCCTTACCGTCTCTTCCTGTGGTTTTTATTGAAACAAAATTATCGTTTAAATTCACAAGCGTAAAGGCGTTTGCGGGAGGACCTTTAATTTTTCCTGAAGTATTTTCAACCAATGACTGAATGGTTATGTAGTGAACGCCATTTACTACCGCCTTTTTATTCCAATGAAGATGTCCGTTAAAAACCAGCTTAACATTTTTACCGGCAATAATTTTTAAAAATTCGCCGTAATTTTTAATAAAGGTCAAATCCGGTCTTTTGCTGAACCAAAAATTTCTGCGAGTATCTACCGGAACGAGCGAGTGATGCGAAAAAATAATTATTTTTTTATCTGTATTTACTTTTTTCTTCAGCCACTTCAGTTGCGAAGAATCCAGTTTTGTTTCTCTTGCGGGATAAAAACGCTTTGTAAATAAAAAGATGAAACGGAAATTCTTGCAGTCGACATTAAAATACAATTTCTTGTATTTAAGGATTTCTTTCAAATATTTAATGTTCAAATATTCCAATTCGTGATTGCCGACAAGGTGATATACGGGGCAATTCAATTTCGATAATATCGCAAGTCCCTTTTTATAGTTTTTCTTGTCCGCCGCTAGATTGACCTCCTCGATCATATCGCCTCCCTGAACTACAAAGTCGGGTTTAAAAGATTTATTCATTTTCTGAACAAAATTCTTTAACAGCTTTTCTGCGTGGAGATTGGCTTTGCGATATATTCCTTTATACGGCCGATAATCGCCTAAATGAATATCGCTGATAATTGCAAATTTCATAAATTATTACAATAAATTATTTCGGTTCCACGGACTCAAAAATTCCCACAAAGACGCGATCAAAAAAAAGACGAATTGCCGCCAAAATCAGCCAGCCCTTTTAATAGCTCGTCCTTCCGGGTTAAGACAAAAACAAAATATGTCGCCGCCACCGTGAAAATGGGAATTCTTGCTCTTAATAGCGCGGATTTTATAGATGGGATTATCATATTATTTTTCCATGGGTGGTGGTGTTTCACTAAATTTTTTCAAACCAACAATCAACCGTAAAAGCTCAGAATCAATATCAGTTTTGACAAAAGATTCAATTATCATATGACTCGTTAACGAAATTTTATATTTTTCTTGAAGGTATTTATTTAAAGCCGACAAAGTGTCTTTTCCGGGAACAATCTTAAGCCTTTCCTCCAAAACTTTCCACTCTTTATCAAATTCTCTTATTGATTGACTGTCGCTAGTTGATTCATCTTCTCGAGGAGTTGCCTGCTTAACATATTGTCGACGATGTTTTAAGTATTGAGCGAGAATTTCTGGTTGGAAACCTTCTGTTATTTCATTGAGTATTTCTTCTGCCGAACGATGACTACTTAATTTCACTCCATCCGTCTCCTGCCTTTTTTTAATTGCGGCAGAAATAGCTCGATTTAATACCACTGGCTGCAACAAAAAGTTTTCAATCTCTTTTCTTCGGTGTATTATAACAAATTCACAGGTACTTTGTAGCTCTTTTCCAATATGATCAATCTCACTACTATTTCTATAATCGCGATCAAAAACAACGCATTTTAAAAGCGGAGTTTCAAGTGTTAATTCCATTCCTCTAGAAAAATTTTTAACCTTTTGGGGATTAAAACCTTCAACTGGAACAACAGCAAAATCGGACCGGTTTGCTAGTCTATTATAACCTAACTTACGCGCAAACAGTGAAAGCAACTGAAAATCTTTTCCTTCGAGATAAAGAACTCTGCGCGTTTTTGCAAGCTGTGTTAAAACAGGATTAGCGTTTGACCCAAGCAACTGATATATTTTTTGCAAATTTTGCGTGTTTGTAACCCGAGTAGCATGTAGTTTTTTCTTATTGATAGTAAGCAAAGACCTTGTTTCCACCTCAGTAATAATTTCTATTGAATGTGTGGCAATAATAATTTGCAAATCAAGTTCTAGTAAAATACCAACCAACTGTCTCTGAAGATCGGAGTGTAAATAAATATCGGGTTCGTCTATAATCAATAAAGTTGCATCTTTTGCCTGGAGTATAAAAGTTAACATTTGACACCAAACCTGAAACCCAAACCCTGCCCAATAAATCTCCCGATCAATACGTTCTTCTGGACAAAACATAAATAATCTAGGTTTTTCAGTATCGTGCGCTATTTCCGGTGGTTTTATATCCATACCTGGCCAAGTACTACGTATTTTCTCGCGAAAATCTTCAAACCCATCTTTAAAATGGTACCAAATATTTCTAAAATTTCTTGAGGCACGATGGGTTAAGAGTGCTTTCCGGGCTGCTTCAGGTTGATAAAGAATTTCATTATGCTCGACAGGTCCAAGAACCGGAACGTGACTAATTTTTATCGGAAAACTTTTTCTAAATATAGTTGGGGAGTTTACTGCTCCCGACGCTTCAGGAATTAAATAACAAACCTTGCTTTGAGGGAAAAAAAGCGTAAGTCGATTTTTATTTTCAAGCTCAAAAATAATAGTAGCCGCTTCAGTTTCATCGTAGTCATAGAATACGTTCTCAAGTGACACCGGTATCTCATCCAAGTCAAGCCTATAAGCCCACACAAAACCTTTTACCCCAGCAGAGATTCGTTCGGCCTTTTTTGCATTTGCTTTTCTTAAACCCTCCGAGAGTATTCTTAAAGCTCCGAGAACAGTAGATTTTCCTGCATTATTTGGCCCAACTAATACATCAAAATCGGAAAGATTAATAAAAAAACTCTTAAACGCTTTATAATGATGAAAAGAAATTTTTTTAATGCGCATAATGATAAATTAATAAAATCGAATCTTCTAATAATAATCGCTTAAAGCAAAAGTCTGATCAGAAAAAGGTGTCAAGCACCTTTTTCTTACTTAATAAAATTGCACCTGACCATTTTGATTTCGAAAAACAGAAACACTAAAAATTCAATTCCGAGTGTGTCTATTATTAGTAAAATTATTGTGGTCACAAAAATATTAAATGATCGGCTTAATTTCTAGCTCTTTTAGTTTCTCCCAGAGACTATCGAGAGCTTTTTCTTTATGTCTATAAAAAGAGCTTCCGGATACTCTCCAAAACTCCCAACCCGCTCGACGAAGTTGTCTTTCTCGAACTTGATCCTCCTCCCAATTTTCAAGTGTGTGATATTGATCTCCGTCGCATTCTACCGCTAAACGAGCATTTTCTCCTTGTACAACAAGGTCAATTCTATAGCCGATAACAGGGTATTCGGGTAAAACTTGATAACCTCGATCGATCAATAAATTGCCCACATCGAATGAAAATTGCGATGCTCTACCGGAATCAAATTCTTTTTTCAAAGCTTTTCGACCAGCCTCTAATTCTTCCGTTTTTGGATCATAATACCAATTAAGTATTTTATACCTCCAGTCGTTCTGATTTCTGAACTCTTGCACTGGTATCGAATGATATAGAAATACTTGATCACGACCACGAGTAGCGGCGACATTGAATCTTTGCGCGGTGCCTTTGTCGGCCAAGGCCTTAACTGTGTCATTTGGATTATTTGAATCAAGCGCTTTAACCATTGAGAGGAACATCACGTCTCGTTCGTCTCCTTGAAATGCGTAGGCATCGCCACAAACTATATCTCTTTCCTCAATAACTTTTTCACCAATTTTAGGATGTCGGAGAAGCAATTCTTTAATATATTTTGCTTGATCTTCTGCAAGTAGTGAAATCACACCGAATGTACAAATGTGCCCATCCGGTCTTTGTTGATAGTTTGGATTCTCTAGTAATTCGGCTATTTTATCAACAATTGCTTTTGCTTCCGGTTCATTAACTTTATTGTTCGTATTTTGATAACCACCCTCGACCAGAACAGGAACCAGTGCGGGTTTCAGTAATCCTTTTGGGTGAGGGTATCTTAATGGTTTTAGTTTTCCTTCATAGACATGGTGATTACTGAAAGCAATAATCTCCGGCACACACCTAAAATGTTCGTTCAACTGAATCATGTTCGGTATTCGAATCTGAGCTAAACCGAACAAGCTTGAAGTAATAGAAAAATTATCTTTATGTGGAATATCATACAAAAATCGCGAGATGAGTTCGTAAACCCTCTCTTGATCTTGAAAAATACCCGCAGGGCTTATCTGATCTGGATCACCGACGACCAATAGTTTCTTTCCAAGGTATCCGATAGTAAGACCACGAATATCGCACTGACTGGCTTCATCAAAAATAACAACGTCGAACATTCCAGCTTTTGGATCGGAAAACATTTGTGCGGCACGATGCAATGGCATAATCCAAACAGGTACAGCATTTTTTGCTTCCCTTAAAGATTCTTGCGCCGCCGACAAATGTTTATGCGCCCATTTCCCAGTTCCTTTTCCATATTTTCTCATCGAATCCGACCACGCCATCAATGCATCTCTTTGTCGTTTTGTGACTTTGTCGATTTGTTTCTGCCATGCAAGTACTGTAACGAGATCGGAGTTTAATTGAAATTCAAGTTTTGAGAGTCGCTCATGCTTACTTTGAAGTTCATCAATACTCACGTGATCATGAATATGGTCTATCCACGATTTTAGTCGGGCAATTTTCCATACTAATTCCAAATTGTCGGGACAATCAAATTTCTGTTTCTGATCAGCCAGACCAATCATATCTTGATAGAGATTTGGGGCATGTTTGTTTATTCTTTCGGCAATCTCATTAAGTCTTATTGCATAGTCTTTATTCTCAATAAGTAAATCGAGTTCTTCGATAGCTTTTTTCCAAGCTGTATTGTTTCTTTTTTCAATAGCTTGAATAAGCCTCTCGCATACCCCATGCCTATTACCAATAGGGTCGTCGACAAGCTTTACCCATCCTTGGAAGGTTGCTTCTAGCTTAGACAATTCAAACTGTGCGACGCTTGATGCAATTAGTTCTCTGGCGGTTTCAATACTCTCAAGTTGCGTAAAAGATAGATCTGCAAATTGTTTTACTCTTTTAAAAGATTCTGCAATTTCAGTAAAATTATCATAATAACATGCAATGCGGTTAGCACTTGCAACCAAGACCTCTAGTTTTATGAGATCGAGATTATCTTTGCGTAAATCAGACGCTCCATTTAGGCTTCCAAATCCTTGATCTAATAGAATCTTAATATCCTTTTCAGCGACTTGCGCAGATATCATGCTTTCAAGAAGTTCAATCCGTTCGAAACTATCAGGACAACGGCCATCCACCAAATAGCTTCCTAAAATCTTTTTTGCATCTGCAGAAAGAAGCATTTTCCCAAAAGTGCCCAACTTCGAGCCATTGGATACTTTTGTCTTGAGTGAATTGATCGCGTCTGTACATTCATTAAGCGATAATGGAATTGAACCAGAAATATCATGACCAATAATCATGTTTCTGCTTTTGCCAATGATCTGTATTTTCTCCGAGATTTTTGATAAAATCGTCTTCCATTTTTCACGTTCGCTCTGGCTTGTATTACAAGTATTAAAAATGTCACGCTCGTAATTTTCATTGATAGCAACCAATACCTTGCGAGCATTATTCAACATCTCCCATAATTTCAATAGCTCCTCTTGATTAAAATCATTCCCTGAATTACCAAAAACATTATTTGAAATTTTTGCCTTGACGCTCAATTCTCTATACGAAGCAAAGGCACCCAAAATGACATCATCGTTTGGCAATGAAGATGAGTCTGGTAAATCAAATTTGTGCAAACTTCTATTTTCTTTACTTAAATCAGTGAGTAATTGATTTGCTTGCTTCAAGTCTTCAGCGGTAAAATTCAACTCTGTATCGAAATTTATTTCATCGGTAAACCAAGCCAAACTTCGATTATCATCATGCTCGCTTATGAATTTAGCCGCCTCAATCGGAGTAGCATCACCACCATTTGCGCGCAAAGTTTGCGTAGAATCTGTGAGAATATATTGACGAATCAAATTGGCTATAGAAGCCTTCTGTTCTCTTACACTCGCTAATTCTTTTCTAACAAGTTCCGCCTTTTGTTCACTGAATTTAGTACGGCGTTCGCCAAGATTAGAACTAATCTCTGTGATAGATTGCTGAAGCACATCATCACGCTTAGCTGTCTGATGTAACTGCGAGACAGCAAGGCTACGAATATTTTCCGGCAATTTATCACGTAGTACTTCCAGCGCTTTGCTTGTTTGTGAGGTAACAAGCACACTTTTCCCTTGTGCCAAAAATCTCGCAATTAAATTAGCAATCGTATGACTTTTACCAGTTCCAGGCGGTCCCTTAACGACTACTCCATAATTTGTCTCTATTCTTTCCGCAATTCTCTTTTGCTCGTCATTCCAAGGAAGCGGAAAAAATAATTCTGATTCTTTTATTGCAATGTCTGTTTCTTTTCCACTTTCTCCCAAACCAATTCTATCTTCTCCTTCTTCATACTCACCGATGAGATCATTTATGAATTCCGTTGATTTTGCACCATTTTGTTCTATGCCACGCTTAATTGTTTCGGCATATTTCGACCACAAACTATTAGTTCTCTTTCGTACGAAAATTATTGGCGCATTCCAAACGCTAGGTTTATCAGTAAGAGCAGGAGCACTAACCCCCTCATCAGTAAAGTGATCTTCACCATCAGGAGATAGATAGTTTAGAAAAGTATTTGCTTGAGATTTTAATGTCTCTAAATGCCAAAAATCAAAAGGATTAGAATTGACAGTGCCCATCCACTTATCCAAATCAATGTCTGCTGGATTGTCCATTTCAGACACTGGTGCAATCTCAACAAAACTTCTAAATAATGGGTCTGGATTAATTTCGATTGTGCGCTTAGAAGCATCAAAATCTAGCGTCAATGGTGTAAAGAAAATTGGAGCGTAGACTGCACCGACTGATGGATGTTTCCAAGTTAAAAATCCGTGCCCAAGAAGTAATTCGTGACTATCGCCCTCATTTTTAAGCAATAAACGCAAGGCGTAAAATTGATCGTATAGCAAATTCGCTTTGTATATTTTATTTACCTTATCAGCCCATCGTTTCCATTCATTTTCGATATATCCAATCAATAACTTTTCAAGCTCAGGATGGTCTGTCCAATTATCAGGAACGTACTTAACCTCTATGGCTTCCGGCAATTTATTCGGAGCCAAAACAACCCAACCCAATAATGACTTCGGCACACTGTCTCCTTGCTTAAAATCTTTACGGAATTTCTTAAATTCGTTTACACTCTCTTTATCGCTATCAAAACGTACTTTCCGGTCAATTTTTTCTAATGGTTTAGGCTTATCAAGCGGGTTAACCTCAATAATCCACTCCGCGAGTTTTTCTGGCAAAACTGGAGCGGGTTCAATATTTTTCTTCTGAACTCTAAGCCAAGCACCGGACTCGGGACTTACCATTTCTTTTTCCATATCGAATTCGCGAATAAAAAGATTATCCAGATCACGAGGATAATCAGCTAACCACCATGGAGATGGCGGTATCATTGATGACCGAAAATCGCGAACGATTGTATCGTCAAGCGCAAGAGCTTTTTCTAAATATGTAAAAAGTCTAACAATTTTATTTTGTGTTTTTGCAGAAACATCAACACCAAAATTATTATCAGGTGTTTCAATTTTAGTATCTGATTGTTGCATGTTTTCTTTAGAAATTTTGCTAATTATCTCTTTTTTATTTAACACCTTAGGCGATTGCAAATTATTTTTTTCAATCAGTTTTTTACATTTATAACAAACCGTTCCACTTTTAACTTTATGTTGTTTACAAACGGTACATAGCGGCTTGTTTTCCCAATAAGCTTTTGCATCAAATTTTTGACGATAAGAACGCATATTTAATAATTTTATTCTTTCGTTTTGTGAAAATAAAAGAAATTAAAAGGTGTCAGATACCTTTATTTAACCACCGCTATCTTAGAACTCATTAAACTAATATTAACCCAAAACAGACAAATAATCAACAAAAAAAAACCGCATTGAAGCGGATTTTTATAATTTGCTAACATTCTCTGAATCTTCCCTTTTCAAACCCGCTTTACTCGACACAAACTGCTGTTCCGTAGCAAAGCACTATTATAATATTGTTATATTCCATAAATATTTTTTAAATGATTACGGTTCTTAAAATTTTACTAATGCGGAGAGGGAGGGTATCCTATGCTTTTCGCTTCGGACTACCTTTTCTTCCGTCTTCAAAATCCCTCGCCAAAGCTACAGATACCAAGCGCTTATAAGCAAAAGATTTTCCTGAACCTGATTTTAGATAAAGCTCAAAATCTCTTGCTTGCTTCTCTGTTTCAAACGCGCAGTACCATACAAGCTTCCACGGTAAATGTGGTTTAGTAGATGGTACTTTTCCAAGGTTATGTAATTTTAACCTTTCTACAAGATTATTTGTAGACCCAAAATAGAAAATATGAGATTTTGAGCTTAATAAAATATAAGTATAGTGCATGCAATTCCGTAGCTTTAGCGAAGGATTGCGGAGAGGGAGGGATTCGAACCCTCGATAGGGGTTTAAATCCCTATAACAGGTTAGCAACCTGCCGCCTTCA encodes the following:
- a CDS encoding metallophosphoesterase: MKFAIISDIHLGDYRPYKGIYRKANLHAEKLLKNFVQKMNKSFKPDFVVQGGDMIEEVNLAADKKNYKKGLAILSKLNCPVYHLVGNHELEYLNIKYLKEILKYKKLYFNVDCKNFRFIFLFTKRFYPARETKLDSSQLKWLKKKVNTDKKIIIFSHHSLVPVDTRRNFWFSKRPDLTFIKNYGEFLKIIAGKNVKLVFNGHLHWNKKAVVNGVHYITIQSLVENTSGKIKGPPANAFTLVNLNDNFVSIKTTGRDGKDYKIKI
- a CDS encoding AAA domain-containing protein, with the translated sequence MRSYRQKFDAKAYWENKPLCTVCKQHKVKSGTVCYKCKKLIEKNNLQSPKVLNKKEIISKISKENMQQSDTKIETPDNNFGVDVSAKTQNKIVRLFTYLEKALALDDTIVRDFRSSMIPPSPWWLADYPRDLDNLFIREFDMEKEMVSPESGAWLRVQKKNIEPAPVLPEKLAEWIIEVNPLDKPKPLEKIDRKVRFDSDKESVNEFKKFRKDFKQGDSVPKSLLGWVVLAPNKLPEAIEVKYVPDNWTDHPELEKLLIGYIENEWKRWADKVNKIYKANLLYDQFYALRLLLKNEGDSHELLLGHGFLTWKHPSVGAVYAPIFFTPLTLDFDASKRTIEINPDPLFRSFVEIAPVSEMDNPADIDLDKWMGTVNSNPFDFWHLETLKSQANTFLNYLSPDGEDHFTDEGVSAPALTDKPSVWNAPIIFVRKRTNSLWSKYAETIKRGIEQNGAKSTEFINDLIGEYEEGEDRIGLGESGKETDIAIKESELFFPLPWNDEQKRIAERIETNYGVVVKGPPGTGKSHTIANLIARFLAQGKSVLVTSQTSKALEVLRDKLPENIRSLAVSQLHQTAKRDDVLQQSITEISSNLGERRTKFSEQKAELVRKELASVREQKASIANLIRQYILTDSTQTLRANGGDATPIEAAKFISEHDDNRSLAWFTDEINFDTELNFTAEDLKQANQLLTDLSKENRSLHKFDLPDSSSLPNDDVILGAFASYRELSVKAKISNNVFGNSGNDFNQEELLKLWEMLNNARKVLVAINENYERDIFNTCNTSQSEREKWKTILSKISEKIQIIGKSRNMIIGHDISGSIPLSLNECTDAINSLKTKVSNGSKLGTFGKMLLSADAKKILGSYLVDGRCPDSFERIELLESMISAQVAEKDIKILLDQGFGSLNGASDLRKDNLDLIKLEVLVASANRIACYYDNFTEIAESFKRVKQFADLSFTQLESIETARELIASSVAQFELSKLEATFQGWVKLVDDPIGNRHGVCERLIQAIEKRNNTAWKKAIEELDLLIENKDYAIRLNEIAERINKHAPNLYQDMIGLADQKQKFDCPDNLELVWKIARLKSWIDHIHDHVSIDELQSKHERLSKLEFQLNSDLVTVLAWQKQIDKVTKRQRDALMAWSDSMRKYGKGTGKWAHKHLSAAQESLREAKNAVPVWIMPLHRAAQMFSDPKAGMFDVVIFDEASQCDIRGLTIGYLGKKLLVVGDPDQISPAGIFQDQERVYELISRFLYDIPHKDNFSITSSLFGLAQIRIPNMIQLNEHFRCVPEIIAFSNHHVYEGKLKPLRYPHPKGLLKPALVPVLVEGGYQNTNNKVNEPEAKAIVDKIAELLENPNYQQRPDGHICTFGVISLLAEDQAKYIKELLLRHPKIGEKVIEERDIVCGDAYAFQGDERDVMFLSMVKALDSNNPNDTVKALADKGTAQRFNVAATRGRDQVFLYHSIPVQEFRNQNDWRYKILNWYYDPKTEELEAGRKALKKEFDSGRASQFSFDVGNLLIDRGYQVLPEYPVIGYRIDLVVQGENARLAVECDGDQYHTLENWEEDQVRERQLRRAGWEFWRVSGSSFYRHKEKALDSLWEKLKELEIKPII
- a CDS encoding GIY-YIG nuclease family protein; this translates as MHYTYILLSSKSHIFYFGSTNNLVERLKLHNLGKVPSTKPHLPWKLVWYCAFETEKQARDFELYLKSGSGKSFAYKRLVSVALARDFEDGRKGSPKRKA
- a CDS encoding 8-oxo-dGTP diphosphatase; its protein translation is MADSITKLRSATLVFLIKKTQGKITDICLAMKKRGFGKGRWNGVGGKVGDKQKETVAEAAARETKEEIGVDIIGFYKVAELAFYFVHNPAWDQEVHVFFAERWFGDPGESDEMDPAWFSVPEIPYQKMWPDDEFWLPKVLAGNLLKAIFKFGENDVILEKEINAVDSL
- a CDS encoding AAA family ATPase; the encoded protein is MRIKKISFHHYKAFKSFFINLSDFDVLVGPNNAGKSTVLGALRILSEGLRKANAKKAERISAGVKGFVWAYRLDLDEIPVSLENVFYDYDETEAATIIFELENKNRLTLFFPQSKVCYLIPEASGAVNSPTIFRKSFPIKISHVPVLGPVEHNEILYQPEAARKALLTHRASRNFRNIWYHFKDGFEDFREKIRSTWPGMDIKPPEIAHDTEKPRLFMFCPEERIDREIYWAGFGFQVWCQMLTFILQAKDATLLIIDEPDIYLHSDLQRQLVGILLELDLQIIIATHSIEIITEVETRSLLTINKKKLHATRVTNTQNLQKIYQLLGSNANPVLTQLAKTRRVLYLEGKDFQLLSLFARKLGYNRLANRSDFAVVPVEGFNPQKVKNFSRGMELTLETPLLKCVVFDRDYRNSSEIDHIGKELQSTCEFVIIHRRKEIENFLLQPVVLNRAISAAIKKRQETDGVKLSSHRSAEEILNEITEGFQPEILAQYLKHRRQYVKQATPREDESTSDSQSIREFDKEWKVLEERLKIVPGKDTLSALNKYLQEKYKISLTSHMIIESFVKTDIDSELLRLIVGLKKFSETPPPMEK